DNA from Methylobacterium currus:
GGGCCGCGGCGCCGGGCGCTCGGCGAGGCGCCGCGCGATCTCTTCGTCGGAGAGCGCCACGTCGAGGCGCCGGCCATCGACGTCGATCGTCACCGCGTCGCCGTCCCGGAGGGCCGCGATCGGACCGCCCTCGAACGCTTCCGGCACGACGTGGCCGATGACGAAGCCGCGGGTCGCGCCGGAGAAGCGGCCATCGGTCATCAGCGCCACGTGCTCGCCGAGGCCGGATCCCTGGAGCGCGCCGGTGACGAGCTGCATCTCGCGCATCCCGGGCCCGCCGCGGGGTCCCTCGTTGCGCAGGACCATCACGTCGTTGGGGACGATCGTGCCGTCCTTGATCGCCGCGAAGGCGTCCTCCTCGCGCTCGAACACGCGGGCGGGGCCGCGGTGCAGGCGCTTGGTCTGGCCGGAGATCTTCATCACCGCGCCGCCCGGCGCCAGGTTGCCGCGCAGGATGACGAGGCCCCCCTCGCTCTTGAGCGGATCGTCGGCGGAGCGGATCACCGTCTGCCCTTCGGGCTCGGGCGCCCGGGCGATCTCGTCGCCGAGGCTCCGGCCCGTCACGGTCCGGGCCTCCGGGTGCAACAGCCCGGCGGCCATCAGGCGCTTGCCGACCACCGCCATCCCGCCTGCCGCATGCATCTCCGGTGCCGTATAGCGGCCCCAGGGGCGCAGGTCGGCAAGGACCGGGGTGCGGCGCGAGATGCGGTCGAAATCGTCGAGGTCGAGGGGGATGCCGAAATCCCAGGCGGTGGCGAGGAGATGCAGCACCGCGTTGCTGGAGCCGCCGGTCGCCATCACGCCGGTGATCGCGTTCTCGAAGCTCTCGCGGGTCACGATCGCCCGCGGGGTCGTCCCGTTGCGGACGAGATCCACGGCGAGGCGGCCGCAGGCGAGCGCGGCCGCTTCCTTGTCGGCGTGGACGGCCGGGATGTCGTTCGTGCCCATCGGTGAGATGCCGAGCATCTGGTAGGCGGTCGCCATGGTGTTGGCGGTGAACTGGCCGCCGCAGGCGCCCGCCCCCGGGCAGGCATGGTCCTCGACGTCGCGAAGCTCGTCGTCCGTGATCCGCCCGGCATTGTAGGCGCCGACCGCCTCGTAGACATCCTGGACCGTCAGGTTGCGGCCGGAGAACAGGCCGCCCTCATGCTTGCAGCGGCCGGCCGCGATCGAGCCGCCATAGAGCATCGTGCCGGGGATGTTCAGCCGCCCGAGCACCATCGCCATGGCGGGAATGGTCTTGTCGCAGCCCGAGATGGTGACGATGCCGTCGAACATGTGCCCGCGGGCGACGAGCTCGACCGAATCGGCGATCACCTCGCGGCTGACGAGCGAGGTCTTCATGCCCTCGGTGCCGGTGGTGATGGCGTCGTTGATCGCCACCGTGTTGACCTCGAGCGGCGTGCCGCCGGCCTCGCGCACGCCTTGCGCCACCAGGGCGGCGAGGTCCCGGTGGTTCCAGTTGCACGGCATCGTGCCGATCCAGCAATGCGCGATGCCGATCTGCGGCCGCGCCAGGCTCTCGTCGGTCTCGCCGATCGCCTTCATCATCGAGCGGGCCACTGCCCGGTCCGGTCCCTCGTAGAGGCGCCGGCTGTTGTGCCGCGGATCTGCCGCCATGGTCCCCTCCCCCGCACGGGGCCCTCGGCGTCGTCGCGCCCGGTATCCCGTGTCGTCGGGGAGTTATGGCCCGCCCCGGCGGCCCGGTCGATGGTCGGGGCCGTCCCGAGCGGCAGGTCCGCGCGCGTCCTTACCCTTGCGCCACCTCGCGCCCCTTGGCGAGGGCGATGGTGCCGTCGTCGAGGGCGACGAAGCGGATCCCGGCGCGGCGGAGCGCCGCGACGGCGCCGTGGTGGGAGCGGGTCACGTGCGAGCGGATCCTGCCCGCCTCCGCGTCCGCCTCGAGGCGCCGCACCGTCGACAGCGGCAGGCCGCTCGCCCGCGCCAGGTCCTCCCGCGACCAGTCGAGCAGGCCGCGGGCGGCCCGCAGGTGGTGCCCGCGCAAGGCCTGCACGAGCCCGCGGCGGAGGGGACCGGCCGCCGGCGGCGACGGCGCCTGGATCGGGGACATCAGGCAATTCCAGCCCGTGATCCGGCCGGCCTCGTCGCGGACCGGCGCCGACACGACCCGGAACCGCAGCGGACCGAGATTGCCCGGTTGGAAGAGCGGCCTCGCCTGGAACAGGGTGCCCTCGCCGTGATGGTGGATGGCGCGGGCGCGGAACTCGGCCCGCTCCGCCGCGGCGACGTCCAGGAACGGGTCGGCGTTGAGTTCCGCCAGCGAGCGTCCGATCCGGGTGGCCGCCTCGGGCGGGAAGTCGAGGCGCAGGGATCGGCAACAAATGTTAGTTCTTGTGCCGCCTCACGGTTTTCCGCGACGTGCTCCGGCCCGGCGCGTCAGGGCCGGCCGTCCAGGAACTCCAGCACTCCGGCCTTGTGCACCTTGTCGCCGACCGCGAGGTTGTGGTCGCGGTTGGGAATGTCGAGGGCCTTCGCCTCCGGGATCAGGGCTGCGAGGGCCGCGCCCGACCCCGCCACGGTGTCGGTGGTGCCGACCGCGACGAGGACCGGGACCTCGATCTGCGCGACCTCCGCCCGCGACAGGGTCTGGCGCGAGCCGCGCATGCAGGCGGCCAGCGCCCTGAGGTCGCTGCCGGTCTGCTCGGCGAAGACGCGGAACATCCGCGCCGTCGGATCGGAGATCTCGTCGCGGGACGGGGCCTCCATCGCCTCCGAGATGCCGGCCGGCAGCCCCCTCCCCTCGACGAGGTGGATGCCCAAGCCCCCGAGGAGGGCCGAGCGGACGCGGCCGGGATGGGCGAGCGCCAGGAAGGCGGTGATCCGCGCGCCCATCGAGTAGCCCATCACGTCGGCGCGGGGGATGTCGAGGTGGTCGAGGAGCCGGCGGGCATCCTCGGCCATCAGGTCGGAGCCGTAGGCCTCCGGCTCGTAGAGCTTGCCGCTGCGGCCGTGGCCGCGATTGTCGAGGGCGATCACCCGCCGCCCGGCCCCGGTCAGGCTGCGCACCCAGGAGGTGTTGACCCAGTTGACGGCGTGGTTCGAGGCGAAGCCGTGGATCAGCAGGATCGGCTCGCCCGCGCCCTCCTTCGGGGCGACGTCGATGAAGGCGATCGGAACGCCGTCCGAGTCGAAGGTCTGCATGGCAAGGGCTCCCGCGCGAGGTCGGAGCCGGCTTTATCCAGGGCCGGCCCGGCCCGCAACGCGGGAGGGCGCGTCAGGCCACCGCCGCCGCCGGCACGTCGAGCCCCGGTCGCGCGACGGCGCGCGGGCCGTCCTCGGCCTCGTCGGCGAACCACATCACGGTGGCGTGCAGGCCCTGCTCCAGCGGCACGCGCGGGGCCCAGCCCAGGATCTCGGCGGCGCGGGTGATGTCGGGCCGGCGCCGGCGCGGATCGTCGACCGGGAGCGGATGGTTCACCACCGCCGAGGGCGAATCCGTCATGGCCAGCACCCGGCGCACCAGGTCCGACACCGTCAGCTCGACCGGGTTGCCGAGATTGACCGCGCCGATGTCGCACGCCTCCGCCTCGTGCTCCATCAGGCGCCAGAGGCCGTCGATCAGATCGTCGACGTAGCAGAACGAGCGGGTCTGGCTGCCGTCGCCGTAGACCGTGATGTCGTCGCCGGCCAGCGCCTGGCAGATCACGTTCGAGACCACCCGGCCGTCATCGGCGCGCATCCGCGGCCCGTAGGTGTTGAAGATCCGCGCCACCCGCACGGCGACGCGGCCGGCCCTGGCGTAATCGGCGCAGAGCGTCTCGGCCGCCCGCTTGCCCTCGTCGTAGCAGGCGCGGGGACCCGTCGGGTTCACGCGGCCCCAGTAGCCCTCCTGCTGCGGGTGCATCTCCGGGTCGCCGTAGATCTCCGAGGTCGAGGCCTGGAGCAGGCGCGCGCCGGATTCCTCGGCGGCCAGCAGCAGGTGGCGGGTGCCGAGCACGCTGGTGAGCAGCGTGTGCTCCGGGTCGGCCTGGTAATGCGGCGGCGAGGCCGGGCAGGCGAGGTTGTAGATCCGGGCGAAGCGCTGGCGCCGCAGACGGGCCGGCAGGGGCTGGACCACGTCGTGGGTGACGAGGTCGAAGCGCGGCTCGCGCTCGAGGTGACGCAGGTTGCGCCGGCGGCCGGTGCCGAAATGGTCGAGGCCGACGACCTCGTGCCCCTCGGCCAGCAATCGATCGCACAGGTGAGACCCCAGGAACCCTGCCCCGCCGGCGACCAGGACGAGCGTGCTCTCGGGGTGTCTCATGCGGTCGCTCCTCTTCCGGCCTGGCTGGGCGGAACCCTGCGGAACCACCCAGGGCGCCCTTTCGGCACCTCACGAATCCGGGATCTTTGTTCCCGGCGCCGCACCCGCACAGAATGCGTCGCTCCCGCGCCCCTTTGTGATACAGGGTGTCAGTACTTTAGGGCGCGGCGCGGATGCAGCCAGTCCCCGCTTCCTACAGCACGGTGTCGAGCCCGTCCCAGGAATCCGAGATCAGCGGCGTGCCGCAGGCGGCCTCGAACAGGCGCATGCTCGGGCTGTAGCCGGCGGCGATCATGTCGGCGCGGGTGACGTTCAGCGTGTCGCGGCTGGCGGCGTAGAAGGCCGGGTGGTCGGCCGGGCCGACATGGTCGAGGCGCACGACGTTCGCCGGCCAGTCGATCCCCTCGGGATATTGCGGCCCGGCGACCGCGAAGGTCAGGTGCGGCGCCCGGCGGGTCGGCTCGATCAGGAGCCGCTCGAGGGTTGGCTGCCGGTCGGGGCTGTAGGTGCCGAGATAGCTGAGATCGTAGCGCAAGCCGCCGCCCCGAGGCGCGCCATGCTCCGGGTCGCCATCGCGCCGGCCGCGACCCCGTCCGGCACGTAGGGGCCGACCATCAAGGCGTCGGCCGCCTCCAGCCGCGGTGTCAGGTCGGCGAGCGCGGCCAGATCCCGGTAGAGCACGAGGTCGCCA
Protein-coding regions in this window:
- a CDS encoding helix-turn-helix domain-containing protein, which codes for MSAPVRDEAGRITGWNCLMSPIQAPSPPAAGPLRRGLVQALRGHHLRAARGLLDWSREDLARASGLPLSTVRRLEADAEAGRIRSHVTRSHHGAVAALRRAGIRFVALDDGTIALAKGREVAQG
- the ilvD gene encoding dihydroxy-acid dehydratase, coding for MAADPRHNSRRLYEGPDRAVARSMMKAIGETDESLARPQIGIAHCWIGTMPCNWNHRDLAALVAQGVREAGGTPLEVNTVAINDAITTGTEGMKTSLVSREVIADSVELVARGHMFDGIVTISGCDKTIPAMAMVLGRLNIPGTMLYGGSIAAGRCKHEGGLFSGRNLTVQDVYEAVGAYNAGRITDDELRDVEDHACPGAGACGGQFTANTMATAYQMLGISPMGTNDIPAVHADKEAAALACGRLAVDLVRNGTTPRAIVTRESFENAITGVMATGGSSNAVLHLLATAWDFGIPLDLDDFDRISRRTPVLADLRPWGRYTAPEMHAAGGMAVVGKRLMAAGLLHPEARTVTGRSLGDEIARAPEPEGQTVIRSADDPLKSEGGLVILRGNLAPGGAVMKISGQTKRLHRGPARVFEREEDAFAAIKDGTIVPNDVMVLRNEGPRGGPGMREMQLVTGALQGSGLGEHVALMTDGRFSGATRGFVIGHVVPEAFEGGPIAALRDGDAVTIDVDGRRLDVALSDEEIARRLAERPAPRPAYTRGVLAKYARLVANASRGAVTDWAGREEG
- a CDS encoding alpha/beta fold hydrolase, giving the protein MQTFDSDGVPIAFIDVAPKEGAGEPILLIHGFASNHAVNWVNTSWVRSLTGAGRRVIALDNRGHGRSGKLYEPEAYGSDLMAEDARRLLDHLDIPRADVMGYSMGARITAFLALAHPGRVRSALLGGLGIHLVEGRGLPAGISEAMEAPSRDEISDPTARMFRVFAEQTGSDLRALAACMRGSRQTLSRAEVAQIEVPVLVAVGTTDTVAGSGAALAALIPEAKALDIPNRDHNLAVGDKVHKAGVLEFLDGRP
- a CDS encoding UDP-glucuronic acid decarboxylase family protein, whose product is MRHPESTLVLVAGGAGFLGSHLCDRLLAEGHEVVGLDHFGTGRRRNLRHLEREPRFDLVTHDVVQPLPARLRRQRFARIYNLACPASPPHYQADPEHTLLTSVLGTRHLLLAAEESGARLLQASTSEIYGDPEMHPQQEGYWGRVNPTGPRACYDEGKRAAETLCADYARAGRVAVRVARIFNTYGPRMRADDGRVVSNVICQALAGDDITVYGDGSQTRSFCYVDDLIDGLWRLMEHEAEACDIGAVNLGNPVELTVSDLVRRVLAMTDSPSAVVNHPLPVDDPRRRRPDITRAAEILGWAPRVPLEQGLHATVMWFADEAEDGPRAVARPGLDVPAAAVA